The DNA segment TTGCATTCCGTGCCCATTCCAATAATTATGAGATGGATTATTTAATATTTAATAAGATATAGCCAATAGTTATAAAATACATTCTCATACCCGTTAGCGCGGAATTGCATTCCGTGCCCATTCCAATAAGTATCTACAACAATCAAAATCAATTTATCCCACCCCATTTACAATACTATTAATAAAGACCCTTATATTTGATGCAATCCAAAACCCGAAACCGGAATGCCTGAAAAAAATAATGATAAGACTGTTTTTTCGCTACTAGAGGTAACAAACAGCATCAAAAAAACGCTGGAGGAAAGGTATACCAGTTCATTTTGGGTGAAAGCCGAAATGAACAAACTCAATCATTACAGTAAAACAGGCCATTGCTTTCCGGAATTAGTGGAAAAATCAGAGGGTAAAATAATTGCACAAATCAAATCAATCCTTTGGCAAGGCGATTACAACAACATAAACCGCAATTTTCTAAAAACGCTAAAAGAGCCACTAAAAGATGGAATAAAAATTCTATTATTGGCCAAAATAATTTTCGATCCCGCATTTGGCCTTTCCCTTCAAATATTGGATATAGACCCACAATACACTTTAGGAGATTTAGAAAAAGAAAAGCTCGAAACGATAAAAAAACTGCAGCTCGAGGGTATTTACGATAAAAACAAAAAAGTAGAACTTCCACTTTTGCCCCAAAGAATCGCAATAATATCAGTAGAAACCAGCAAAGGCTATGGCGATTTTAAAGATGTAATGGATAAAAATCCTTGGAATTACAAGTTTTTCCATTTCTTGTTTCCAGCAGTATTACAAGGACCCAAAGCCATTCACAGCATCATTGCCCAATTAGAAAGAATCAAAAAAGTGCAGCACCATTTCGATGTCGTGGCCATCATCAGAGGCGGTGGCGGAGACATTGGCCTATCGTGCTATAACAATTATGTTTTGGCCAAAGAAATTGCCCTATTCCCAATCCCGGTAATAACAGGAATTGGTCACGTCACAAATGAAACAGTGTGCGAAATGATTTCACACACCAACGCAATCACACCAACCAAATTAGCCGAATTCCTAATTCAAAAATTCCATAATTTTTCAGTTCCAATCCAAAGAGCCAAAGATAAATTAGTGGACAAATCCAGAAGAATACTAACGGAGGAAAACACAAAGCTCCAATCAGAACTAAAGTTGTTTCGCTCCTTTACTGAAAATATGTTAAACACTAATGAGCATAAAATCAAGAATGCCATATATTCAATCCAGCATCAATCACAATTTATAATCAAAAACAACAATACCAACTTAAATTCATTCAAGGAGAAAACCCGCTTAGCAACAATTTTCAGCCTAAGCCAACTCAAAGTTTCCATAAATAATTACCAAGAAAAAATTAGTATCCAATCAAAACTCCAACTGAAAACTTCCTGGTTAGCTATCGGAAACATAGATAAAAACATAACCATTCTAAATCCAATAAACATTTTAAAAAGAGGTTTCAGCATCACATACTTTAATGGTAAATCAATAAAAGATGCAGCTCAGCTAGCTGAAGGAGAAAAAATAAGCACCGTGTTATATAATGGCACAATCGACAGTACAATAACAAAAATAAAAAAATAAAATGGAAGAAAAATTCAACTATACAAAAGCCTTCGAAGAATTAAAAGGTATTGTAACCGAAATAGAACAAGGTGAAATCTCAGTAGACGAACTATCCGAAAAAGTAAAAAGAGCAACCGAACTAATCCAAAAATGCAAACTAAAATTAACCACAACCGAAGAAGACGTCAATAAAATTTTAAAAGAACTCGAAAATTAAATAGGGATTAAAAACGAATAGATAAAAATTTAGTGAATAATGGAAAATAAAAATAATAGTATATTTAAATTTATACTAGGAGTATACGCTGGATATTTTATCCTTTATCCTGCAGTTCACGGGAAATGGAATCATAGATTCGATGATTTGAAAATCTTATTTGGTTCTAAAACTGAAAAATCTTCAAAGAAATCATATCGCAATGAGTTTCAGGAATTAGACAGCTTAACTCTTGAAACTTTCAAAGACTATTATGGCGAGAAGCAAGGTCAAGTGAAATTCAATATGTATATAAAAGTAAATAGAAATTCGACTCAATTAAACATAGATAACGATTCAGCTTGGCAACAACGCGGTTATAACTCAAAATCCAAAAATTGGGATAATGATTATGACTTTACTGAAGATGAAAAAAATAATAGATCAAATCAACTTAACCCAAACAACGATAAATATTACCAGAGCAGAGGAATGGACGGTAGACCAAATAATTGGAATAATAGTTATGAAGATGATAGTAATAGCAACTATTCTCAAGATGAACTTGATAATCACGCTGATCAAATGAATCCCAATAATGATGCTTATCATTCCAGTAGAGGTAATTAATAAATTTTTTGAGGTTCCAACCCGACCGCCCTGTTTAATTGCAAATTTACCCGACAGAACGTTTATAAACTAAAATTAATATGTTGACATACAATGAACTCATAGAGCTAAGGAACAAATTAGCAAATTGCGAGATTTCATTAGAAATAGCAAAAGCAGATTTTTGGAAAGACTTCAAAGAAGGACAATATTCTTGGCACACGAAGGACTGGAAAGAAAGAAGGTCTAAATTCATTAAAGAAAAATGTGAAATATGTGCCAGTGAACACGTATTAACGCTGCAGCATCTTTCTCATCCAAGAAAGTTTACAGAATATAAAACA comes from the Flavobacterium limnophilum genome and includes:
- the xseA gene encoding exodeoxyribonuclease VII large subunit — encoded protein: MPEKNNDKTVFSLLEVTNSIKKTLEERYTSSFWVKAEMNKLNHYSKTGHCFPELVEKSEGKIIAQIKSILWQGDYNNINRNFLKTLKEPLKDGIKILLLAKIIFDPAFGLSLQILDIDPQYTLGDLEKEKLETIKKLQLEGIYDKNKKVELPLLPQRIAIISVETSKGYGDFKDVMDKNPWNYKFFHFLFPAVLQGPKAIHSIIAQLERIKKVQHHFDVVAIIRGGGGDIGLSCYNNYVLAKEIALFPIPVITGIGHVTNETVCEMISHTNAITPTKLAEFLIQKFHNFSVPIQRAKDKLVDKSRRILTEENTKLQSELKLFRSFTENMLNTNEHKIKNAIYSIQHQSQFIIKNNNTNLNSFKEKTRLATIFSLSQLKVSINNYQEKISIQSKLQLKTSWLAIGNIDKNITILNPINILKRGFSITYFNGKSIKDAAQLAEGEKISTVLYNGTIDSTITKIKK
- the xseB gene encoding exodeoxyribonuclease VII small subunit, yielding MEEKFNYTKAFEELKGIVTEIEQGEISVDELSEKVKRATELIQKCKLKLTTTEEDVNKILKELEN